In Molothrus aeneus isolate 106 chromosome 4, BPBGC_Maene_1.0, whole genome shotgun sequence, the following are encoded in one genomic region:
- the LOC136556073 gene encoding alcohol dehydrogenase 1-like: MATAGKVIRCRAAVAWAPGKLSVEEVEVAPPKAGEVRIKLVATGICCTDEHLLQGCFPNAEFPVIPGHEGAGIVESVGEGVTSMKPGDKVIPLCHPQCGECSFCQNPESNFCQKSHFSEAQNLLPDKTSRFSCKGKQIHHFLWVSTFAEYTVVPAYAVAKIDAAAPLDKVCLFGCGFSTGYGAVINTAKVKPGSTCAVFGLGGIGLSVVMGCKAAGASRIIAVDINKDKFAKAKELGATDCINPRDFQKPIQEVLTEMTGQGVDYSFEAIGHADTMIAALASSNMSTGVCVMIGELDSGSEISIDPTLLLTGRTWKGTVVGGWKMRDCIPKLICGYLEKKFNSDMLITHTLPFAKVNEGFELLRAGKSIRTVLLF; the protein is encoded by the exons ATGGCCACCGCGGGAAAA GTTATcaggtgcagggctgctgttgCCTGGGCCCCGGGCAAACTCTCTGTTGAGGAGGTAGAAGTTGCACCCCCAAAGGCAGGGGAAGTCCGGATCAAG CTTGTGGCCACAGGCATCTGTTGCACAGATGAACACCTTCTGCAAGGCTGCTTTCCCAACGCAGAATTCCCAGTTATCCCTGGCCATGAAGGAGCTGGAATTGTGGAAAGTGTTGGAGAAGGAGTGACCTCTATGAAACCAG GTGACAAAGTAATCCCACTTTGCCACCCTCAGTGTGGGGAATGCAGCTTCTGCCAGAATCCTGAATCCAACTTCTGCCAGAAGTCCCA TTTTTCTGAAGCACAAAACCTGCTGCCGGACAAGACCAGCCGCTTCTCGTGCAAAGGGAAGCAGATCCATCATTTCCTGTGGGTCAGCACCTTTGCAGAATACACCGTGGTCCCAGCGTACGCCGTTGCCAAGATAgatgctgcagcacctctggaCAAAGTCTGCTTGTTTGGCTGTGGGTTTTCCACAGGCTATGGGGCTGTCATCAACACAGCCAAG GTAAAACCAGGCTCCACCTGTGCTGTTTTTGGACTTGGAGGAATTGGCCTCTCTGTTGTCATGGGCTGCAAGGCAGCTGGAGCTTCCCGCATCATTGCCGTGGACATCAACAAGGACAAGTTTGCCAAGGCCAAGGAGCTGGGAGCCACTGACTGCATCAACCCTCGAGACTTCCAGAAGCCCATCCAGGAGGTGCTCACTGAGATGACCGGGCAGGGTGTGGACTACTCCTTTGAGGCCATCGGGCACGCGGACACCATG ATTGCTGCCCTGGCTTCCAGCAATATGAGCACTGGTGTCTGTGTGATGATCGGAGAACTGGATTCTGGTTCAGAGATTTCCATCGATCCCACACTTCTGCTGACTGGGCGTACCTGGAAGGGGACTGTGGTTGGAG GCTGGAAGATGAGAGACTGTATCCCCAAATTAATTTGCGGCTATTTGGAGAAGAAATTCAATTCGGACATGCTGATCACGCACACGCTGCCATTCGCTAAAGTGAACGAGGGATTTGAGTTGTTACGTGCAGGAAAAAG TATCCGCACTGTCCTGCTCTTCTGA